The following proteins are co-located in the Salvelinus namaycush isolate Seneca chromosome 31, SaNama_1.0, whole genome shotgun sequence genome:
- the LOC120026295 gene encoding neurofilament light polypeptide-like, with amino-acid sequence MSTLGFDPYYSSSSYRRWYVEGAPRGVVTRGRSRSAYSIHTSPLSSVSSRLQYSSPGRALHSSPASSSSVELELSQAAQVSSEFRTVRTQERAQMQELNDRFAGFIDRVRELEQQNRALEAELMLLRQRHGEPSRLRALYEQEARALRAAVEEARGEQQAALGQRERLGQALSALQARYEEEVVAREDAEGRLLDARRGADQATLARTELEKRVETLLDELAFLKRLHEGEVVELQAQAQLGAQVAVEMEATTPDLSGALRDIRAQYERLAAKNMQSAEEWFRGKVGSLTESVAQHSDAVRSSRDEAGEYRRQLQSRLLEIDACRGLNESLEKQLHDMEDKQSAEINGMQDTIGQLENELGATKQEMARYLKDYQDLLNVKMALDIEIAAYRKLLEGEESRFSGGVSGGMSSVYGHTLSATPSFGRSMFSMQASLSSGAPYLMTSRFLSSSFTSGDDVISASLAQQDSASLPQEEKEEEEEEEKEEEEEKEEEGEEKEEEGGEEKEEEGGEEKEEKGEEKEEDGDEGGEKEETAKEDGEKKEDKDKGGEQEGKEGEEEEGGKKEGGDDKEGGDKEEEDQAEAKSEEKKDDKADTKEEKDEPEISKTVGKSEKPAEEKKDQSEKPKAKK; translated from the exons ATGAGTACCCTCGGCTTTGACCcttactactcctcctcctcctaccgcCGCTGGTATGTGGAGGGAGCCCCCCGAGGGGTGGTGACCAGGGGGAGGTCACGCTCGGCCTACTCAATCCacacctctcccctgtcctctgtgAGCTCCCGTTTGCAGTACTCCTCTCCTGGACGGGCTCTGCATTCATCCCCGGCTTCCTCCTCCTCCGTGGAACTGGAGCTGAGCCAGGCGGCCCAGGTGAGCTCTGAGTTCCGCACGGTAAGGACCCAGGAGAGGGCTCAGATGCAGGAGCTCAATGACCGCTTCGCCGGCTTCATCGACCGCGTGCGGGAGCTAGAGCAGCAGAACCGTGCGCTGGAGGCTGAGCTGATGCTGCTGAGGCAGAGGCATGGGGAGCCTTCCCGTCTGAGGGCCCTGTATGAGCAGGAGGCGCGGGCTCTGAGGGCTGCCGTGGAGGAGGCGCGTGGGGAGCAGCAGGCCGCCCTGGGGCAGAGGGAACGTCTGGGGCAAGCCCTGAGCGCCCTGCAGGCCCGCTACGAGGAGGAGGTGGTGGCTCGCGAGGACGCGGAGGGAAGGCTGCTGGATGCGCGGCGTGGTGCCGACCAGGCCACCCTGGCCAGGACCGAGCTGGAGAAGAGGGTGGAAACCCTGCTGGACGAGCTGGCCTTCCTCAAGAGGCTCCACGAGGGGGAGGTGGTGGAGCTCCAGGCCCAGGCCCAGCTGGGGGCCCAGGTGGCTGTGGAGATGGAGGCAACCACGCCGGACCTGTCCGGGGCTCTGAGGGACATCCGAGCCCAGTACGAGAGGCTGGCAGCCAAGAACATGCAGTCTGCTGAGGAGTGGTTCCGTGGGAAGGTGGGCTCCCTGACGGAGAGCGTGGCCCAGCACAGCGATGCAGTGAGGAGCTCCAGGGACGAGGCTGGGGAGTACCGCCGGCAGCTCCAGTCCCGCCTGCTGGAGATCGATGCCTGCAGGGGTCTCAATGAGTCTCTGGAGAAACAGTTGCATGACATGGAGGACAAGCAGAGTGCTGAGATCAATGGCATGCAG GATACTATTGGCCAGCTGGAGAATGAGCTGGGAGCCACAAAGCAGGAGATGGCTCGCTACCTGAAGGATTACCAGGACCTGCTGAATGTTAAGATGGCCCTTGACATCGAGATCGCTGCGTACAG GAAGCTGCTGGAGGGGGAGGAGTCTCGTTTCAGTGGGGGCGTGTCCGGGGGTATGTCCAGTGTCTACGGCCACACCCTGTCGGCCACACCCTCCTTTGGCCGCTCTATGTTCTCCATGCAGGCCAGCCTAAGCTCTGGCGCCCCCTACCTGATGACTTCACGCTTCCTCAGCTCCTCATTCACCTCTGGAGATGACGTCATCTCTGCCAGCCTGGCCCAGCAGGACTCTGCCAGCCTACcacaggaggagaaagaggaggaggaagaggaggagaaggaggaggaggaagagaaggaagaggagggagaggagaaggaggaagagggtggagaggagaaggaggaagagggtggagaggagaaggaggaaaagggagaggagaaggaggaagatggAGATGAGGGAGGCGAG AAGGAAGAAACTGCAAAGGAGGACGGAGAGAAAAAGGAAGATAAGGACAAGGGTGGGGAGCAGGAGGGAAAGGAAGgcgaggaagaggaggggggaaagaaagaggggggagatgaTAAAGAAGGGGGTGATAAAGAGGAAGAGGATCAAGCTGAAGCTAAAAGTGAGGAGAAAAAAGATGACAAAGCAGACACCAAAGAAGAGAAAGATGAACCAGAGATATCCAAGACCGTGGGAAAGAGTGAAAAACCTGCCGAAGAGAAGAAAGACCAATCTGAAAAACCAAAGGCTAAAAAGTAA